The DNA segment GACTGTCATGAAGCCGGGAATGGCTCCTTGATCTACATCAACAAGCGGGCTGGAAGCGTCGGGCGAACCGCCGCTGTTACACACTGTTACAAACTTTCACCCTTTGGCACCGTCCGCTCATTCCGGTGTGACGCAGCGGCTTTCTACTGCACCCACTGCCACAAGGGGACACGACGATGCTGATGCAGAACAACCACGCATTCGACAATGCCGAGAAGACGTTAGAAGCCCTTCATGCCGGCCAATCACTGTCGTCGCTTTTCGTAAGTTCGGCCGCCGAGGCCGTCGCAGCCGGCAAGGCAATTTGTTGGGAGGGCGACAAAGCCAACCATCTCTTCCAGGTGGAGGAAGGCGTCGTCCGCCTGCATCGCATCATCGGCGAAGGTCGCCGGGTGATAACCGCATTTCATTTCGCCGGCGATCTCATCGGCGCGTCGCTGCAAAACGACTTCCTGTTTACGGCCGAGGCCGTCACCGAATGCAGGATCCGCCGGATATCGCGCAAGAGTTTCCACGAAGAGGTCGCCCGGTCGAATGCTCTCGGCCCCGCCTATATCTCGCTGCTCTGCCAGGAGGCGGCGGCTGCGCATGAGCAGATGGTGCTGCTGTCGAAGAAGAATGCCGAGGAGCGCCTCTGCAGCTTCATCGTCAAGCTTGCATCCCGCCGCAACGCGCAGCCGCGCCAGGGCCTGTTGCGTGTCCCGATGAACCGCCAGGACATTGCCGACCATCTCGGTCTGACCATCGAGACCGTGTCCCGCACGATCACGAAACTTGCCTCGCGCAACATCGTTGTTCCCGAGGGCAGGCACGACCTCAGGATCGTCAATCTCGCCCGGCTGGTGCAGTTGTCCGGCGACGCTGATGATTTTTCGGAGGATTCCTGTCATAGGGTCAACCTGCACTGAGGCAACAAGCCGCAGGATCGACGTTCATGCCCCATCGCCTGGTGTCACCCAGAACCGCATCGCCGCAGGAGCTGGATGCCATGGTGCATGTGCTGGACGGTGCGGATATCCTGGTTCATCGCTTCGACGGGACGATCACGCACTGGTCGATCGGCTGCGAGAACATGTATGGCTGGGCAAGAGAGGAAGCCGTCGGCGAGAAGGTCTACGACCTGCTGGCGACGAAGTTTCATGAACCGGCGGAAAACATCCGCGATCAGCTGAGGTCGCGCGGCTTCTGGCAGGGCGAGATCATTCACCGCCATAAGAGCGGGCATGAAATCCATGTCGCATCCCGCTGCGTGCTGGTCAACCTGTCGGACGGAGAGCTTGCCGTCATCCAGACGAACAGCGACGTCAGCGCCTTGAGGCAGGCTCAGGAGGCCGTTAAATCCCGCGAGGCGCATCTCAGTTCGAT comes from the Rhizobium leguminosarum genome and includes:
- a CDS encoding Crp/Fnr family transcriptional regulator; the protein is MLMQNNHAFDNAEKTLEALHAGQSLSSLFVSSAAEAVAAGKAICWEGDKANHLFQVEEGVVRLHRIIGEGRRVITAFHFAGDLIGASLQNDFLFTAEAVTECRIRRISRKSFHEEVARSNALGPAYISLLCQEAAAAHEQMVLLSKKNAEERLCSFIVKLASRRNAQPRQGLLRVPMNRQDIADHLGLTIETVSRTITKLASRNIVVPEGRHDLRIVNLARLVQLSGDADDFSEDSCHRVNLH